A single region of the Drosophila simulans strain w501 unplaced genomic scaffold, Prin_Dsim_3.1 Segkk33_quiver_pilon, whole genome shotgun sequence genome encodes:
- the LOC123327414 gene encoding uncharacterized protein LOC123327414 — protein MERIAALERELEKARSLESVSTANCAPIAVGPSAVGANSGASGRPPFWSGQPIPTSNGETLHNGVGSVPYNGDGANGAACTLPPSSSGPPLLTTSNYFMEPLCATGTAQPAHGLVLPGVSIHNAATASPLVGSYAATTPSGIQGAYGPRKLPDLPIFGGQPEEWPIFSCAFVETTRAYNCTDLENNQRLLKALKDEAREAVKALLIHPGNVSAVMEQLSAKAQQHLGNPTLIEELVAMLPTSKRVDWAMHAATIAPFPTVVHFSAWLQEYANVVCTLLDVEGKEPRRRLLHASVDHNECDQQDDRHGGCPICGGQHGILNCRKFIGASPQERWSNVKRHRLCFNCLRSGHTARSCYTQGECQINGCRREHHRLLHGADEERRPLQRGGFRRHEGNQQPAVSSNSLERGDPREAGAPMQRNLSCVDAEGGHLLFRILPVTLYGAGRKVDTYALLDEGSSTLSRRDVQGVHRDARLPMKPYSNVVPKLLIGLDHGHLGLPLRTRRFAREGPYAAATELGWVVFGPVSGQPTTPSPRSCLLAVSVDDAMEKMVEDYFDMENFGVKTAPPVAASDDVRAQRILEDTTVKVGRRYQTGLLWKDDHVVLPPSYEMAYRRLVNVEKKMKRNKPLAQEYDRIIKDYVSKGYARRLQPEEVAVRSDRLWYLQHFGVENPNKPGKVRLVFDAAAKVGGTSLNSELDNGPQHYKPLPAVSFHFREGAVGDGALRDGDDERDPDVYEMNVMTFGAACSPSAAHYVKTMNALKYRDSDPRAVKAITDYHYVDDYVDSFATESEAIIVSTRVKEIHKDAGFELCQFSSSSPNVETALGPGRVKSFGWGEAEEKILGMRWQVATDDFRFNVEYHRVPSSVLSGDRVPTKREHLSLVMSTFDPLGFLCCLMVTAKLLLREIWRQKIQ, from the exons ATGGAGAGGATCGCAGCGTTGGAGAGGGAGCTGGAGAAGGCTAGATCCCTGGAAAGTGTGAGCACCGCCAATTGCGCGCCAATCGCAGTTGGCCCAAGCGCAGTTGGCGCCAACAGTGGAGCGTCGGGGCGGCCGCCATTTTGGAGCGGCCAGCCAATACCCACATCTAACGGAGAGACCTTACATAACGGGGTCGGGTCGGTGCCATACAACGGTGACGGTGCGAACGGTGCGGCCTGCACGCTGCCGCCATCTTCGAGTGGACCGCCATTGCTAACGACTAGCAACTATTTTATGGAGCCACTGTGTGCAACAGGCACTGCGCAGCCAGCGCATGGACTCGTGCTACCGGGCGTGAGCATCCACAATGCGGCAACAGCATCGCCACTTGTCGGATCCTACGCCGCGACGACGCCGAGTGGAATCCAGGGAGCATATGGGCCAAGGAAGCTTCCGGACTTGCCTATATTTGGAGGGCAGCCCGAGGAGTGGCCGATCTTCAGCTGTGCGTTCGTGGAGACGACCCGAGCGTACAACTGCACGGACCTGGAGAACAACCAGAGGTTGTTGAAGGCGCTGAAGGATGAAGCGCGCGAGGCAGTAAAGGCGCTATTGATTCATCCAGGGAATGTCAGCGCCGTGATGGAGCAGCTG TCAGCGAAGGCGCAGCAACACCTGGGGAACCCAACCCTCATAGAGGAGCTTGTGGCCATGCTGCCAACGAGCAAGCGAGTGGACTGGGCCATGCATGCTGCAACGATTGCGCCCTTTCCTACTGTAGTCCACTTCAGCGCGTGGCTACAGGAGTACGCAAACGTGGTGTGCACGCTTTTGGACGTCGAGGGAAAGGAGCCGAGGCGTCGACTTCTACATGCAAGCGTCGACCATAATGAATGCGATCAACAGGATGATCGGCATGGAGGTTGTCCCATCTGTGGAGGACAGCATGGAATATTGAACTGCAGAAAATTTATTGGAGCTTCGCCACAGGAAAGGTGGAGCAATGTGAAGAGGCATCGGCTCTGCTTCAATTGCCTGCGAAGCGGGCACACGGCTAGATCCTGCTATACGCAAGGTGAGTGCCAGATTAATGGATGCCGAAGGGAGCATCACCGTCTGCTACATGGTGCGGACGAGGAGCGAAGGCCGCTGCAGCGAGGTGGCTTCAGACGCCACGAAGGgaaccagcagccagcagttTCCAGCAACAGCCTGGAGAGAGGAGATCCGCGTGAAGCGGGAGCGCCCATGCAGAGGAATTTGAGCTGCGTTGACGCCGAAGGAGGCCATCTACTGTTCCGTATACTGCCGGTTACGCTGTACGGAGCGGGGCGAAAGGTGGATACGTATGCGCTCCTAGATGAGGGATCCTCC ACATTGAGCCGACGAGATGTCCAGGGCGTGCACAGGGATGCGCGTCTGCCGATGAAGCCTTACAGCAACGTGGTGCCGAAGCTGCTCATCGGCCTGGATCACGGACATCTGGGGTTGCCACTTAGGACGAGGCGGTTCGCTCGAGAGGGACCGTATGCGGCCGCAACCGAgctgggctgggttgtgttTGGGCCTGTAAGTGGGCAACCGACCACGCCGTCACCGAGGTCCTGCCTACTTGCCGTGTCAGTGGATGACGCGATGGAGAAGATGGTGGAGGACTATTTCGACATGGAGAACTTTGGAGTGAAGACCGCGCCGCCGGTCGCAGCCAGCGACGATGTTCGGGCCCAAAGGATACTCGAAGACACCACGGTGAAAGTGGGGCGTCGCTACCAGACGGGATTACTCTGGAAGGACGACCACGTTGTGCTGCCACCGAGCTATGAGATGGCGTACAGGAGGCTGGTCAACGTCGAGAAGAAGATGAAGCGCAACAAGCCGTTGGCGCAGGAATACGATCGGATTATAAAGGATTACGTGTCTAAAGGATACGCGAGGAGGCTGCAGCCGGAGGAGGTCGCGGTAAGGAGCGATCGCCTATGgtatttgcaacattttggtGTCGAAAACCCAAACAAGCCCGGCAAGGTACGGCTTGTGTTTGATGCTGCAGCCAAAGTTGGAGGAACCTCGCTAAACTCGGAGCTGGACAATGGGCCTCAGCACTATAAGCCTTTGCCAGCTGTGTCCTTTCATTTCAGAGAGGGAGCCGTCGGAGATGGCGCCTTGAGAGATGGCGACGACGAGAGAGATCCGGATGTCTATGAGATGAACGTAATGACGTTTGGAGCAGCCTGCTCGCCGAGCGCTGCGCATTACGTGAAGACTATGAATGCCCTGAAGTATCGGGATTCGGATCCGAGAGCGGTCAAGGCCATCACCGACTACCATTATGTCGATGACTATGTGGACAGTTTCGCTACAGAGAGCGAGGCTATCATCGTATCTACCCGAGTGAAGGAGATACACAAGGATGCTGGATTCGAATTATGCCAGTTTTCATCCAGCTCACCCAACGTGGAGACGGCTTTAGGACCTGGTCGAGTCAAGAGCTTCGGATGGGGTGAGGCTGAAGAGAAGATCCTCGGAATGCGTTGGCAAGTAGCAACAGATGACTTCAGATTCAACGTGGAGTATCATCGAGTGCCAAGCAGCGTCCTGAGTGGAGATCGAGTCCCTACGAAGAGGGAACATTTGAGCCTGGTGATGTCAACGTTTGATCCCCTGGGATTCCTGTGCTGCCTCATGGTTACAgcgaagctgctgctgcgagaGATTTGGAGGCAGAAGATCCAGTAG